One window of the Acaryochloris sp. CCMEE 5410 genome contains the following:
- a CDS encoding DUF3592 domain-containing protein: MYLQKGHQSESWTFTTALVEQSETIRTPSGDSKTHLNYKFKYRYWVNGKSYTSHRNSYKAGDGDMAGIVNQLKKGDSVQVYYNPNNPSDVVVERGYSLLQIVWIAAGLGGLGFCGLGLAGLWMDPLDRNHHRHASDME, from the coding sequence ATGTACCTTCAGAAAGGACATCAGTCAGAAAGCTGGACATTCACAACAGCTCTCGTTGAACAATCGGAAACAATTCGGACACCGAGTGGAGATTCTAAAACTCATCTCAACTACAAATTTAAATATCGATATTGGGTCAATGGAAAGTCTTATACGTCCCATCGCAACTCTTATAAAGCAGGAGATGGAGATATGGCTGGGATTGTAAACCAATTAAAAAAGGGAGATTCTGTGCAGGTCTATTACAATCCCAACAACCCATCAGACGTTGTGGTGGAACGAGGCTATTCCCTACTGCAGATAGTGTGGATCGCAGCAGGCTTAGGAGGGCTGGGTTTTTGTGGCCTGGGGTTAGCTGGATTATGGATGGATCCTTTAGATAG
- a CDS encoding GAF domain-containing protein: MSGVNESDLVLEVACQMHAHHTSCAVVTCQKQQMTQPIGIITERDILQLQILGIPTTTTFVEQVMSSPLFSVDPRDSLWSVYQQMRHHHIRRMVVVDSNQILGIVNQDDLLHLFDPLATNALSEALQGQVKQLRLEKVDLLQGQSYGTKTQQSLEDINHANDQVQLLKQQNQRLQQELKHKEQAEAELSQQIKKERLLRLITQEIHRTTDLKELQSIVVHQVRQAVGADRALLFRLMPGGGGIILEESVLPNYPAMEELDGEDQDFPPEYYEFYLHRQPRIVLDMDQDDWSQCLKQFWLPAQVKSKIVSPIVQSQDHGHSRLWGLLVVHACEYHRVWQPDEALFLQQVANQFAVAVQQADLAIQLQQELVERQQSDRALAQELQRSQLLGKIAQKVHESLDSLHVFETAVVEIRRALKASRCNIYIYSATDEPHFSLIFHDYEADYPDRGPEIVRLADHEYARRLVSQSEAIVSPQVQSDPLLANCLPMVNALSIQSMVSIRTSYQGDVNGAITISQCDRSRDWTPEEVDLLAAVATEVGIALAHANLLAQELQQRAQLSQKNQQLQTEIEEKQQTQTLLKLVMDSIPQAIFWKDKASRYLGCNQAFAQEAGFNTAEDIIGKTDQEMPWSSEEAEWHRLSDLEVMNSKQPQFHVLETHLRADGTKTWLDTNKVPLHNLKGQVVGLLGTSEDITERIQVETELQQQLQREQVLSEITNQIRRSLDLDVLLKSAVNQLRDLFQVSRCSFFTYSDQPNSQLILSAQAYAHPEWEAALSDPLPTSDHPRLIKLLANDRVHAVSDIWQEPSLSTSEKELLSTSLRIGAYLSVRTAFKHHPNGIIFLDQCERRRNWTKDEISLLGAVAAQLGIAVAHADLLADEQKQRQSLNLQNHRLQEEIVNRNQAERALAKQLEKAELLEQIVRQIRQSLEPQLIFRTAVTQVRKLLAVDRVCIYRFIEDAGYSQGMMVAEEVLPEFPSALTAQVRDQCFGDEYATQYQNGRFQAVADIYDAGLSECHIEILDLFHIRANLVLPLLQGDNLWGLLCIHQCSGPRSWQPDEIEFVQKIANQLGIALYQAELLLKEQHQRHVLSVRSQELTFNNQQLAKAKQEAETAQKKAEQANRAKSIFLANMSHELRTPLNAILGFSQLISRDPSTPNYQQEQLEIINRSGEHLLALINDVLTMSKIEAGRSSLRSQIVDLPLLLDTVENMLGLKAEKKGLKLIFDRGPNSPHYIRTDPGKLRQVLMNLLSNAIKFTTSGHVQLCLESNTLDTPEGSGVPPLLDIRFTVSDTGSGIAPEELKLLFEPFAQTETGRQSQEGTGLGLAISRQFVQIMGGNLTAHSIHNQGTTFTFNIVVETVLQQKQLGSHRQVMQLLPGQPHYRILVVEDNVDSRELLVTLLETVGFTVKAAENGEVAIALCQSWQPHLVWMDLRLPVLDGLSATRLIKQLETPPVVIALTANAFDEDRDLALQAGCDDFVHKPYREASIFEKMALHLEVQYQYQEKELLKSTIPTLNVEQLAQMPRSWLVQLHQATNNLDQHMVELLLDELDETNQPLQEALRHLVHEFRYDEILAVTHPLLSPLLQDSTEPPQDSTE; encoded by the coding sequence ATTTCGGGGGTTAATGAGTCGGATTTGGTATTAGAAGTTGCCTGTCAAATGCATGCTCACCATACGAGTTGTGCAGTGGTTACTTGTCAGAAACAGCAAATGACACAACCCATTGGCATCATCACTGAACGAGATATCTTGCAACTACAAATCTTAGGGATTCCAACGACTACCACCTTCGTTGAGCAAGTGATGAGTAGCCCACTATTTTCTGTCGATCCTAGAGATAGTCTGTGGTCGGTGTATCAACAAATGCGTCACCACCACATTCGCCGGATGGTGGTGGTTGATTCAAATCAAATTTTGGGGATTGTCAATCAAGATGATCTGCTCCATTTATTCGATCCATTGGCGACGAACGCTTTATCAGAAGCTCTGCAAGGGCAGGTTAAGCAGTTAAGGCTAGAAAAAGTTGACCTATTGCAGGGCCAAAGTTATGGCACAAAGACCCAACAGTCGCTAGAAGATATTAACCATGCCAACGATCAAGTTCAACTCTTAAAACAGCAGAATCAGCGACTTCAACAGGAACTTAAGCATAAGGAGCAAGCGGAAGCAGAATTAAGCCAACAAATTAAGAAGGAACGACTCCTCCGACTCATCACCCAAGAGATCCATCGCACCACAGATCTCAAGGAACTACAGTCTATTGTTGTCCATCAAGTCCGTCAGGCTGTTGGTGCTGATCGAGCCTTGCTATTTCGCTTGATGCCAGGGGGTGGCGGCATCATTCTCGAGGAATCTGTTCTCCCGAACTATCCTGCAATGGAAGAGTTAGACGGGGAAGATCAAGATTTCCCACCTGAATATTATGAATTTTATCTCCACAGACAACCTCGAATCGTTTTGGATATGGACCAAGATGACTGGAGTCAATGCCTAAAGCAATTCTGGCTGCCAGCTCAAGTCAAATCTAAAATTGTGTCCCCTATTGTACAGTCCCAAGATCATGGCCACAGCCGATTGTGGGGGCTGTTGGTTGTTCATGCCTGTGAATACCATCGGGTGTGGCAGCCAGATGAAGCATTATTTCTGCAGCAAGTGGCCAATCAATTTGCGGTTGCAGTTCAACAAGCTGATTTAGCCATACAGTTGCAGCAAGAGTTAGTAGAACGTCAACAAAGCGATCGGGCTTTAGCTCAAGAGTTACAGCGATCACAACTGTTGGGAAAAATCGCTCAGAAGGTTCACGAAAGTTTGGATAGCCTGCATGTTTTTGAAACGGCAGTGGTAGAAATTCGTCGTGCTCTCAAAGCGAGTCGATGCAACATTTATATCTATAGTGCTACGGATGAACCTCATTTTTCTTTGATATTTCATGACTATGAAGCGGATTATCCTGACCGTGGTCCAGAGATTGTCCGCTTGGCCGACCATGAGTATGCACGACGACTGGTAAGCCAATCAGAAGCCATTGTCAGCCCCCAGGTTCAATCTGATCCATTATTGGCCAACTGCTTACCAATGGTTAACGCACTGTCCATTCAATCCATGGTTAGTATTCGTACGTCTTATCAAGGTGATGTGAATGGAGCGATTACGATTAGCCAATGCGATCGCAGCCGGGATTGGACTCCTGAGGAAGTAGACTTACTTGCTGCAGTCGCCACAGAAGTTGGCATTGCTCTAGCTCATGCCAACTTACTGGCCCAAGAACTCCAACAGCGAGCACAACTCTCCCAAAAGAACCAACAGCTGCAAACTGAAATCGAAGAGAAGCAACAAACACAGACCCTTCTCAAACTCGTGATGGATTCTATTCCCCAGGCAATCTTTTGGAAGGACAAGGCCTCTCGCTATTTAGGGTGTAATCAAGCTTTTGCCCAAGAAGCAGGTTTTAACACTGCAGAAGATATTATTGGCAAAACGGATCAAGAAATGCCTTGGTCATCGGAAGAAGCTGAATGGCATCGGCTCTCTGATCTAGAGGTCATGAACTCCAAGCAACCTCAATTCCATGTGCTTGAAACTCACCTACGGGCCGACGGGACCAAAACTTGGTTGGATACCAATAAAGTCCCCCTTCATAACCTTAAAGGGCAAGTCGTGGGTCTTTTGGGAACCTCGGAAGACATCACAGAGCGAATTCAGGTCGAAACCGAGCTGCAACAGCAGCTCCAACGAGAACAGGTCTTATCGGAGATTACCAACCAAATTCGTCGAAGTCTCGATCTTGATGTCCTTTTAAAGTCAGCCGTAAATCAGCTTCGTGATCTATTCCAAGTGAGCCGATGTTCATTTTTTACCTACTCGGACCAGCCTAATTCACAACTCATTCTCTCCGCCCAAGCCTATGCACACCCCGAATGGGAAGCCGCTCTTTCTGATCCTCTTCCCACCTCAGATCATCCTCGTCTCATAAAGTTACTTGCGAATGATCGAGTACATGCTGTGTCTGATATTTGGCAAGAGCCTAGCCTTTCAACATCAGAGAAAGAACTGTTATCAACTTCCCTTAGAATTGGGGCTTATCTCAGCGTTAGAACGGCTTTTAAACATCATCCGAATGGCATTATTTTCCTCGACCAATGCGAGCGCCGACGGAATTGGACCAAAGATGAAATCTCTCTATTGGGAGCAGTTGCGGCTCAGCTAGGGATTGCCGTTGCCCATGCTGATTTATTAGCGGATGAACAGAAGCAGCGTCAGAGTTTGAATCTTCAGAATCATCGTCTTCAAGAAGAGATCGTTAATCGAAATCAGGCGGAAAGGGCTTTAGCCAAGCAACTCGAAAAAGCTGAACTATTAGAGCAAATTGTTCGGCAAATTCGACAAAGTCTAGAACCCCAGTTAATTTTTCGCACTGCTGTGACCCAGGTAAGGAAATTACTGGCTGTAGATCGCGTCTGCATCTATCGGTTTATTGAGGATGCTGGCTACTCTCAAGGCATGATGGTTGCGGAAGAAGTACTCCCAGAGTTTCCGTCTGCCCTCACAGCACAAGTTCGAGACCAATGCTTTGGTGATGAATATGCAACTCAGTATCAGAACGGTCGCTTTCAAGCTGTTGCCGATATCTATGATGCTGGCCTCAGTGAGTGCCATATTGAGATTTTGGACCTGTTCCATATTCGTGCCAACTTGGTTTTGCCTCTCCTTCAGGGAGATAATTTGTGGGGATTACTCTGTATCCATCAATGTTCAGGGCCACGGTCTTGGCAGCCTGATGAAATAGAATTTGTGCAAAAGATTGCGAATCAGCTTGGTATTGCCCTCTATCAAGCGGAACTCTTGCTGAAAGAGCAACACCAACGTCATGTTTTATCCGTTCGAAGTCAAGAATTGACCTTCAATAATCAGCAATTAGCAAAGGCTAAACAGGAAGCCGAAACAGCTCAAAAGAAAGCAGAACAGGCTAATCGAGCCAAAAGTATTTTTCTGGCAAATATGAGCCATGAACTGAGGACACCCTTAAATGCCATCCTTGGTTTTAGCCAGTTGATTAGTCGCGACCCCAGCACCCCAAACTATCAGCAAGAGCAGCTCGAAATTATTAATCGCAGTGGTGAACATCTGCTGGCCTTAATCAACGATGTTCTCACCATGTCCAAAATTGAGGCAGGACGGTCTTCTCTACGTTCCCAAATTGTAGATCTACCGTTGCTTCTAGATACCGTGGAAAATATGCTTGGCCTTAAAGCAGAGAAAAAAGGTCTAAAACTGATATTTGATCGTGGACCTAACTCCCCTCACTACATTCGGACTGATCCAGGCAAACTCCGTCAGGTATTAATGAACTTATTGAGTAATGCCATTAAATTTACGACCAGTGGTCATGTCCAGTTATGCCTAGAGTCTAATACCTTAGATACCCCAGAGGGTTCTGGAGTTCCTCCATTATTAGACATCCGGTTTACGGTTTCAGATACCGGGTCAGGCATTGCCCCAGAAGAACTTAAGTTGTTATTTGAACCGTTTGCTCAGACAGAAACCGGGCGTCAATCCCAAGAAGGGACGGGTTTAGGCTTAGCCATTAGTCGGCAGTTTGTACAGATCATGGGAGGTAATCTTACTGCCCACAGTATCCATAATCAGGGAACAACGTTCACGTTTAATATCGTGGTTGAAACTGTCCTGCAGCAAAAGCAACTTGGTTCCCATCGTCAGGTCATGCAACTCTTACCGGGACAACCTCACTATCGAATTTTAGTGGTAGAAGACAATGTCGATAGTCGTGAGCTGTTGGTAACCTTACTGGAAACCGTAGGTTTTACCGTGAAGGCTGCCGAGAATGGTGAAGTAGCCATTGCACTGTGCCAATCATGGCAACCCCATTTAGTTTGGATGGATTTGCGGTTACCTGTTTTAGATGGTCTGAGCGCGACTCGTTTGATCAAGCAGCTGGAGACACCCCCAGTGGTCATTGCCTTAACCGCTAATGCCTTTGATGAAGATCGTGACTTGGCACTACAAGCAGGGTGTGATGACTTTGTCCATAAACCCTATCGAGAAGCCAGTATTTTCGAGAAAATGGCCCTTCATTTAGAAGTGCAGTATCAGTATCAAGAGAAGGAACTGCTCAAATCAACGATTCCCACCCTCAATGTGGAGCAGCTCGCTCAAATGCCTCGCTCTTGGCTAGTTCAATTACATCAAGCGACCAACAACCTCGACCAACACATGGTTGAACTTCTCCTGGATGAGCTTGATGAGACCAATCAACCCTTACAAGAAGCCCTTAGGCATCTAGTGCATGAGTTTCGTTATGACGAAATTTTAGCGGTGACTCATCCTCTCCTTTCCCCGCTCCTCCAAGACTCTACTGAACCCCCTCAAGACTCTACTGAATAA
- a CDS encoding IS630 family transposase, whose protein sequence is MERRYPNAQVEVWSLDEHRLGLKPIIRKIWAPVGQRPIAEVDHRYEWTYLYGFVHPATGNTEWFILPRVNGEWFNQALQSFAQQVGAGKHKQILLVLDGAGWHTCKNLVVPKGIHLKVLPPYSPELQPAERLWRLADEPLANRCFETLDELEDVLEQRCRTLMTMQSDIQALTHYHWWPA, encoded by the coding sequence TTGGAGCGACGCTACCCTAATGCTCAGGTCGAAGTTTGGTCCTTGGATGAACATCGTTTAGGCCTTAAACCCATTATTCGAAAGATTTGGGCGCCTGTGGGTCAGCGTCCAATTGCTGAGGTGGACCATCGCTATGAATGGACCTATCTGTATGGATTCGTTCATCCCGCAACTGGCAATACCGAATGGTTCATTCTGCCTCGGGTCAATGGAGAATGGTTTAATCAAGCCCTACAAAGCTTTGCTCAGCAAGTTGGAGCGGGAAAGCACAAACAGATTCTTCTCGTTCTCGATGGAGCCGGATGGCATACCTGTAAAAATCTGGTGGTACCTAAAGGCATTCATCTGAAGGTTTTACCCCCCTATTCTCCAGAGCTACAGCCCGCTGAACGGTTGTGGCGGCTAGCGGATGAACCACTGGCCAATCGATGCTTTGAGACCCTGGATGAGTTGGAAGATGTGCTCGAGCAGCGCTGTCGAACTTTAATGACAATGCAATCAGACATTCAAGCTCTCACTCACTACCATTGGTGGCCAGCTTGA
- a CDS encoding winged helix-turn-helix domain-containing protein, with translation MPRKLYLEPHFSPDELKSHYRASQDPVESRRWHLLWLVSEQTTLTQAAQVVGLNYDYAREIVREYNHNGAHGLRNRRKDKRPHQSRSLLTQDQCAQLLTRLQTPPADGGLWNGPKVAQVIAQMTGVDKVWPQRGWDYLKRLEQSLQCPRPHHRKGEPEAQAAFKKTA, from the coding sequence ATGCCAAGAAAACTGTATCTAGAACCTCATTTTTCGCCTGACGAGCTGAAGTCTCATTATCGAGCCAGCCAAGACCCAGTAGAATCGCGCCGCTGGCATCTGCTGTGGCTCGTCAGTGAGCAAACAACGCTAACTCAAGCAGCCCAAGTGGTCGGTCTCAACTACGATTACGCTCGAGAAATCGTCAGGGAGTATAACCACAATGGCGCCCATGGGTTACGCAACCGACGCAAAGATAAGCGACCTCATCAATCTCGCAGTCTTCTGACTCAAGACCAATGTGCACAATTGTTGACTCGTCTACAAACCCCACCCGCCGACGGTGGTCTATGGAACGGCCCCAAAGTAGCCCAGGTCATCGCTCAGATGACAGGAGTCGATAAGGTTTGGCCCCAACGCGGTTGGGACTATCTCAAGCGATTGGAGCAGTCCCTGCAATGCCCACGTCCTCACCACCGTAAAGGTGAACCAGAGGCCCAAGCCGCTTTTAAAAAAACTGCCTAA